The genomic interval CACCCTGAACTTCGCCGAACACCTGCTGCGCCGCCGCGACGAGGCTGTGGCGGTGGTGGCCGTGGCCGAAGACGGTCGGCGCGAACAACTGAGCTGGGCGGAACTGGCCCGCCAGGTCGCCGGTTTCCAGGCCGGCCTGCAAGCCGCCGGCATCGGTTTGGGCGACCGCGTGGCCGCGTGCATGCCCAACACCTGGCAGACCCTGGTGGCGATGCTTGCGGCCACCGGCCTCGGTGCCATCTGGTCGTGCTCCTCGCCGGACTTCGGCACCCACGGGGTGATCGACCGGTTCGGCCAGATCGAACCGAAAGCGTTGATCATCTGCGCCGGTTACCGCTACGCCGGCAAGACGGTCGACCAGACCGTCAAAATCAACGAGATCCTGGCGCAGCTGCCGTCGCTGCAACAGCTGATCATCGTGCCCGGCCCCGAAGCGCAGAGCGACACCGGGGTGTACCGCACCGAGGCCGACGTGGCACTGTGGAGCGACTTCTACCGCCCCGGCGGCGAACCGCAATTCGTGCCGGTGCCGTTCAACCATCCGCTGTACGTGCTGTATTCCAGCGGCACCACCGGCGTGCCGAAATGCATCATCCACAGCACCGGCGGCGTATTGCTGCAACACGTCAAGGAACACGGCCTGCACGTCGGCCTCGGCCAAGCCGACCGTCTGTTCTACTACACCACCTGCGGCTGGATGATGTGGAACTGGCTGGTGTCGGCCCTGGCGGTCGGCAGCGCCGTGGTGCTGTACGACGGCTCGCCGTTCCATCCGGCCAACGAACGGCTGCCGGACCTGATCGACGCCGAGCGCATCAGCGTGTTCGGCACCAGCCCCAAGTTCCTCGCCACCCTGGAAAGCAGCGGCCTCAAACCGCGTCACAGCCATGACCTGGGCAGCCTCAAGACCTTGTTGTGCACGGGTTCTGCGCTGTCGCCGCAGAGCTACGATTACGTCTACCGCGACTTCAAGGCCGACGTGTGCCTGGCCTCGATGTCCGGCGGCACCGACATCGTCTCCTGCTTCGTCAACGGCAACCCGCTGTCGCCGGTCCGCCGCGGCGAGATCATGGGCAAGAGCCTGGGCATGGCCGTGGAGGTCTGGAACGACGCCGGCCAACCGGTGATCGGCGAGAAGGGCGAGCTGGTGTGCACCCGGCACTTCCCCGCCATGCCCATCGGACTGTGGAACGACCCGGACCGCGAGAAGCTGCGCAAGTCGTATTTCAGCCTGTTTCCCGGCGTCTGGGCCCAGGGCGACTACGCCGAGGAGCGGCCCCACGGCGGCATGCTGATCCACGGCCGCTCCGACGCTGTGCTCAACCCCGGCGGCGTGCGCATCGGCACCGCCGAAATCTACCGGCAGGTGGAAAAGGTCCCACAGGTGCTGGACAGCGTCGCCATCGGCCAGCACTGGCAGGACGATGTGCGGGTGGTGCTGTTCGTGCGGCTCCAGGACGGCGTCACGCTCGACGAAGTGCTGCAGCAGCAGATCCGTCAGGTGATCCGCGCCAACACCACACCGCGCCATGTGCCGGCCAGGATCGTCGCGGTCACCGACATCCCGCGCACCCTCAGCGGCAAGGTAGTGGAACTGGCCGTGCGCAATGTGGTGCACGGGGAGCCGGTGAAGAACACCGATGCCCTGGCCAACCCCGAGGCGCTGGAGCAGTTCCGCGACCGGCCTGAGCTTCAGGCCTGAGCCCACTCCCCTGTGGGAGCCGGCCTGCTCGCGATAGCGGTGTATCAGTCGTATCCAGGCTGACTGACAGGACGCTATCGCGAGCAGGCTCGCTCCTACAGGTATTTGCGGTGGCCGAAGATTCTGCAGCCACCCACATTTTCTGTGGGGGCCAGCCTGCTGGCGATGGCGTCAGTCAAGGCACCGCGGGATCAGGGCAGTCGCGCCCATAGGATCAGCGGGGATCAGTCCATCAGCCCCCAATCCCCGGCCGCGCCCGCCGGCGGCGGCAAGGTGTCGGCGTGCAGTTTCAGGCGCAGGCGCAGGTTGTTCACCGAATCGGCGTTCTTCAGCGCTTGCTCCTCATCGATCACGCCCTCCGCCACCAGGTCGAACAGCGCGCCGTCGAAGGTCTGCATGCCCAGCTCCGCGGACTTTTCCATGATCGTCTTCAGTTCGACGAACTCGCCGCGGCGGATCAGGTCGCCGACGGTCGGCGTGCCCAGCATCACCTCCACCGCCGCCCGCCGCTGGCCGTCGCGGGTGCGCACCAGCCGCTGGGACACGAACGCCTTGAGGTGGTTGCCCAAGGCGTGCAGCAATTGCGGACGCCGCTCTTCGGGGAAGAAGTTGA from Pseudomonas ekonensis carries:
- a CDS encoding acetoacetate--CoA ligase codes for the protein MSDILWQPDARRIADSPMDVFRRFVEQRHHLNLADYPALHAWSVAQREAFWQAIVDFFDIRFRTPPEAVLREGPQMPSAEWFPGATLNFAEHLLRRRDEAVAVVAVAEDGRREQLSWAELARQVAGFQAGLQAAGIGLGDRVAACMPNTWQTLVAMLAATGLGAIWSCSSPDFGTHGVIDRFGQIEPKALIICAGYRYAGKTVDQTVKINEILAQLPSLQQLIIVPGPEAQSDTGVYRTEADVALWSDFYRPGGEPQFVPVPFNHPLYVLYSSGTTGVPKCIIHSTGGVLLQHVKEHGLHVGLGQADRLFYYTTCGWMMWNWLVSALAVGSAVVLYDGSPFHPANERLPDLIDAERISVFGTSPKFLATLESSGLKPRHSHDLGSLKTLLCTGSALSPQSYDYVYRDFKADVCLASMSGGTDIVSCFVNGNPLSPVRRGEIMGKSLGMAVEVWNDAGQPVIGEKGELVCTRHFPAMPIGLWNDPDREKLRKSYFSLFPGVWAQGDYAEERPHGGMLIHGRSDAVLNPGGVRIGTAEIYRQVEKVPQVLDSVAIGQHWQDDVRVVLFVRLQDGVTLDEVLQQQIRQVIRANTTPRHVPARIVAVTDIPRTLSGKVVELAVRNVVHGEPVKNTDALANPEALEQFRDRPELQA